The Tenuifilum thalassicum genome includes the window GATAATGTGTTAATACATCAGTGCCCAAAGATAATAGAAACTTCGAGTTTACCCTGCATCAAGGACATCTATTAGCGTTTAAAATTTAAGTTTCGAAGCTTGTCCTGCACAGACGGATAAAAGGCATTAAACGTTATGCGTTAAATGTTAAGCGTTAAAAGTTAATAGTTAAAAGTTAAAAGTTAAACGATAAAGTCTTCCGACTCCTTCAGAATATTTCCGAATCATTCCGTGTCATTCTTTTAAATTCTTCTAACTTCTTTTAACTTCCTCATATTCTTCCACCAGAGATGCCTCGGCAAGTTCAGCATGACATTAATTCAAGATTTCAGAATTTTCCGGCTAAGACGGATTCAAGATTCAAGAATTGTCACATGAAATTCCGATTCCTTCCGAATATTTCCGATTTATTCCGAATCATTCCTCTAACTTCATTTAACTTCCTAATATTCCTCCACCAGAGCTACTTAGGCAAGTTTGGCATAAAATTGGGCAACCCCGCTACACACTTTCCACCCAGTCGCCATTTTCCTTGATGATGCTAATCAGTTCCTCAATGGCATGTTCTTCGGGGATGTTCTTTTTAACCACTGTTTTTCCCTTGTAAAGGGTTACCCTGCCTGGACCAGCACCTACATAGCCATAATCGGCATCGGCCATCTCACCAGGGCCGTTCACAATACATCCCATTACACCAATCTTCAACCCCTTTAAATGCGATGTAGCGCTACGAACCTTTTGCAGCGTTTGCTGCAAGCTAAAAAGCGTTCGGCCACAGCCAGGGCAAGCAATATATTCTGTTTTTGTAATTCGCATTCTTGCAGCCTGTAAAATGGCAAAAGCGGTGCTAACTATTGTATCAGGAGCCTGAACTGGGGATGTAATCATTATCCCATCAGCCAAGCCATCGATTAGAAGCCCTCCTAAATCGGCTGCTGCTTTAAGCTGAAATGCTTCCTTATCGGTATCGTTGTAGCTGCGCGAAACCACAACAGGATTTTGCAATCCTTGGTTCATCAGCTCTATTATTGCAGCACGCTGCTCTGTATAGCCATCAGCGTTAGTTGATTTAAGCAGAAGAACCACATTTGAACTCCCCCTAACAGCTACTAAAAGCTCATTATTTAGCAAATCGTTATAAGAAACCTCTAGTAATATTTGCTTGTTAGGCCGTTGAGTAAGGAACTCGTCGATACTAATTGTACAAAAATCAGCTGTGTGTTTCGAAATAACAGGGAGGCCCTCGGTATCATCATTTACTTTATAATCCAGATTCACAAAGAAATCGGGAGCGATATCGCCTCTGGACCACGACCTATTCTCTGTGTTAAATCGCCATCCCCATAAAGTAGCGATATCAGAATTGAAAGAATCTTGTGTAAATGCAAAAACTTTAGGTGGATTATTACCGCCAATACCATTTACCTCGCGTGTAACTCTTCTACTAAACTCAAATGGGTTATAAGGGAAGTTATCGGTTGCGTTAAGTTTGGGTGATGTTACCCTTTTACTAAAATAGCTTACCAGTTTTTTTGCAACAGGAATTTCGTTCTCTGGTTCTTCGGTCAATGATACTCTAATAGTATCGCCAATTCCGTCGGCAAGTAGCGCACCAATACCTACAGCCGATTTTATGCGTCCGTCCTCACCATCGCCAGCCTCTGTAACACCAAGATGAAGCGGGTAGTTCATGCCTTCGGCTTGCATGGTGGCAACTAGTAACCGAACGGCCTGAACCATAACTCGGGTGTTACTCGACTTCATGGAAATGACAATATTGTTAAAGCCATGACTTCGGAATATTCTCAGGAATTCCATGGCCGATTCCACCATCCCTTGAGGTGTGTCGCCATAGCGACTCATTATTCTGTCCGATAATGAACCATGATTCACACCAATGCGTATAGCAACTTTTCTACTCTTACAAATCTCGATAAGTGGGATTAACTTCTCCTCAATTTTTTTCAACTCCTCTTGGTACTCATCGTCGGTATATTCTACATCCTGAAATTTAGCACGAGGGTCAACAAAGTTTCCCGGGTTAATTCGCACCTTCTCGACATGCTTTGCAGCTTCAAGAGCTGCAGCAGGGTTGAAATGCACATCGGCTACAATTGGTGTGTTGTAACCACGAGCATGTAGCTCTCTTTTAATATTTTGCAGATTAGCAGCTTCACGAATCCCCTGAGTTGTTATCCTAACAATTTCGGCACCAGCATCAATGGCTCTTATACATTGCTCAACTGTGGCCTCAGTATCATTGGTGTTGGTTGTAGTCATGGTTTGAATCCGAATTGGATTATCACCTCCAATAGCGGTTTCACCAACTCTTACCTCAATTGTTTTCCTTCGAGTAAACTCAGCAATATTTTTAATATAATTCATCGATGTAAGTTATTATTCTGCAAAATAAGTATTTTTTCAGGGCATTTATAATTGTTTTAATACTCATTATGGTTTCAAATTTGCAAATTGAATTACACTAAGCTGTTAGTATTGCTTTTCTATTGAACTTAAAAGCTCCAAAACTTAGCGAAAACATCTTATCTTTGTAAAAAAATATCAAAATGGAAGGAACACGTTTGCAAAAGGTTGGGCGTTTAATCCAGAAAGAACTGGGTGAAATATTACAGCGCGAAGGGGCATCAATCGTTCCTGGCAAAATGTTAACCGTTACACAGGTTAGGGTTAGCCCCGATTTATCGATAGCAAGAGTTTATATTAGCATATTCCCTTCGAACGACTCTGACAAGTCTATTGAACTCATAAAAAATCACACTAAATTCCTACGAGGAGAACTGGGAAAACGAGTTAGACACCAGCTAAGAGTGATTCCTGAGCTATCATTTTTTATAGATGACTCTCTAGACTATATTGAAAGAATTGACAATCTACTTAAAGAGTAAGTTTTACATGATAAGCCGTTTAGTATCGTTTATAACTCGCTTTATTCCTCGCCATTACCTTCAGCATGTTGCATCGTTTTTCATGAAGATATTGGGTCTTTTTTATCGAGGTAAAAAGTTCCAAGACCCAATTGATGGGGTAAAATACCGTAAACTACTACCCTATGGCAGGCTAACAGTTAGAAAGAATGCCCTTGCACCAAACTCTATGTCGCTTGAAAGGCATAGGCTGATATGGTTATACCTTAAGCGAAAAACCGATTTTTTTACATCGCAAAAAAAGGTTCTACACATTGCGCCAGAATACTGTTTTTTAAAACCATTTAGGCGATTGAGAAATATTGAATATGTAACTGCAGACCTAATCTCACCATGGGCCGATGTAAAGCTTGACGTTCAATCGATGCCATTTGCCGAAAACTCGTTTGACCTTGTTCTTTGCAACCATGTACTTGAGCACGTTGATGACGATAAGAAGGCCATGGCAGAAATTCTAAGAGTTCTTAGGCCAGGAGGATTTGCAATACTGCAAGTACCCATGGATTTATCCATGGAGCAGACGCTAGAAAACCCAGAGTACAACACCCCTGAACTAAGAGAAAAATATTACCAGCAACGCGACCATCTTCGGCTTTATGGGCGCGACTACGCACAACGCTTGGCTTCGGTTGGTTTTGATGTTTTAGAAGATGATTTTGTTTTACAACTCCCTTCACATGAAGTGGAGTATTACGCTCTCCCAAAAGAGGAAATTCTGTATATAGCACGTAAAAAGTAGCATGAATGTTCCATTGTACATAGCCCGCAGATATCTTTTTGCGAAAAAATCGCATAACATTATCAATATCATATCAATAATTTCTGTAATTGGAGTGGCCACGGGAGTAATGGCTTTGGTAGTTGTGCTTTCGGTATTTAACGGATTCGATACTCTTATTGCAAACCTTTACTCACACATTGATGCCGACCTGAAAATAGTTCCCCAGCAAGGCAAAACTTTTAGAATTGACAGTCTTCCCTTTAAACAAATAAAAGGGCTGCCCGAGGTATCGGTTTTTGCTGAGGTAGTTGAGGAAAATGCACTTTTCCGTTATAGAGGCCGACAGCACATAGGTATTATAAAAGGAGTAAGTCGGAACTATACAGAACTTTCGGGCTTGGGCAAGAAGTTAAAAGATGGTGAATTTAAACTTTGGCGAGGAAGTCAGCCTTTGGCAATAATGGGCGAAGGTGTTGCCTACTATCTAAATGCAAGTTTAGCCCATTTCGACCCGCTTTTCATATATCTTCCACGCCGTGGACGCAGCTACTCCCCTACCCGAGCATTCAATAAAAAAGCCATTATGCCTTCGGGGATATTTGCCATTGAACAAGATTTTGATACACGTTACGTTTTCACCCCCATTGAATTTGCTCGCAACCTTCTTATGTACGATTCTGTAACAGTTAACGCAATTGAGATAAAACTCATACCTGACGTTAACCCCGAGAAGGTGAAAAATAAAGTTCAAAGCATACTTGGGAGAAAGTTTAGGATACTCAACAGGTACCAGCAAAACGAATCGCTTTACCGAACCATGAAATCGGAAAAGTTCGCAATAGCCCTGATTCTTACGCTAATACTAATCATTGCATCGTTCAACATTGTTGGCTCCCTCTCAATGCTAATAATAGATAAGCGTGCCGATGTAGAGACTCTTAAAAGTCTTGGTGCCAGCAATAAGCTAATTCAAAAAATATTTCTTTTTGAAGGAATGCTAATTTCAATCGGAGGAAGTTTAATTGGAATTGTTTTAGGGCTTATAACCTGTTGGTTGCAAATTACCTTTAAGCTAATACGGCTAGAAGGTCGTGGCAATTTTATCATCGACGCCTATCCAGTTGATGTGCAGCCTCTAGACATTACGCTAATATTTTTTGTTGTTGTTTCAATTGGATATCTTGCAGCGCGCTTTCCTGTTAGATTAATTACAAAAAGAATTTTACAGCAATAGGCCATAATACTTTTCCCTAAAAAAATAGTCAACCCAAAAATAACAAGCCCGGGGAATAAGTTTTTGTATCGATTAGGATATTCTATAAAAGGAACAATCCTTTTAGGTATTTAATTCACCCAAAAGGATTGTTTTATTATAATAGCCTTGATATTTTCTTCTACAAAAAGACTTACTTAATAGTTACTCACAAACCCTCTACTCAATATTATTAAGAATAAAATCACGCTGCGATTTAAGGATGTTGATAGTATGGAGCAGTAAGTTCTTTATTTCGTTCAACAGGCCAAGATATAAAACGCTATTTCTAGTTCCTGTTTCGCCACGCTTAATACGTTTAACCTGTTTCTTGCGAATTTTATTTAGGTTATTGAGTATTTCCTGTTGCTTTTCAATAGCGTCGGGAACAGAGGTATAGTCGTTATTCTTAATCATGGCCAGGATGTCATCAAATAGTCCCGATAGCTGAACGCTCAAGCTTTTTAGCTCATTTGCTTGCTCAAGTGTTAATCCTTTATGCTGGTTTTCAACATGTTGTAGACTAGGATTAGATATAAACTCTAGGGAGTGAGCTAACTCTCTAAGGTAGTCGATAACCTGAACATAGTAATGACCAGTTTCTATTGAATCGGCTTCAAGCTGCTTAAGAACATTAAAGACATTGTACTTCATGTTTTTGGCTTCCATGTTCAGTTCAGATACCTCTTGGTTAACTTCCTTCAAGAGTTTTCTATTCTCAGTGGTAAGCCCATCAACCGTTCTGTTAAATACCTTGATAGAATCCTTCAAGTATTTTCTAAGATCGTTAGAACATTTTATTACAATACTTTGGTCATTTATTTCTTCATCAAGTTCTTCAGCTTCTTCTTTTTTCCTATTGAGGAAGTTTGATTTTATAATGAGACCAAAAGCAACTAGGATTAATATTATGAATGCAGGAATCTTTCCGTAGTATAGGGCTGTAGCAATAAGGAATGCGATAGTGAAGGTTATAAATGCAGTAAAGAACCAACCTGCAATAACTGTAATCACTCCTGTTATACGATACACTGCGCTCTCGCGTCCCCAAGCCTTATCGCTTAATGAGGTACCCATGGCAACCATAAAGGTAACATATGTTGTAGAAAGCGGGAGTTTAAGCGAGGTAGCAAAGCTAATCAGAATACTTGCCATAACAAGGTTCACCGAAGCTCTAACAAGGTCGAATGCAGGAGCCTCTTTTGGATTAGAGTATTTTGGTGCTTTTGAGGTATCAAATTGTTTAGAAACAAATTTTCTAATAAAAGCTGGTGTTATTTTATCGACCATCACGGCAAATCTGCGTGCAATACGTACAATAATTCTTGAGAACTGAGTACTTCCAAAACGTTCGATACCCACATCTTGGCGAGCAAGATCAACCGAAGTTTCAGTTACTTTTCTAGCTTTCCTCGACAACCAAAGGGTTATAATCATAACAAATCCTGCAATTAACAAGTAAATTGAGTTTGTACTCACCTTTCCAGCAAAATCAGTCATTCTTAAGGCATCAGGGGCAATATCAGGATTTGCTAAATGAATTTGGTAAGCCTTAAGGCCAGCCATTGAAACCCCAATAAAGTTTACTAAGTCGTTTCCTGCAAATGCCAACGCAAGGGCAAAAGTACCTGTTAAAACAATAAATCGTAAGGGGTTAAACTTTAATAACACATGTAGAAGTTGTAATAGAAGTGTCCAACCAATAAAGCTGTAAAGCATTATAGAAGAGGTATGACTTTGAACATAAGCCAACACATCTGCAGGCACCAAACTTGAGCCCTTAAGCCCTTTTACCACAATAAAATAGGTTATAGCCGACATCGCAAAACCACCCCATATGCTTCCTACATACTTTATATTCTTTTGGTAGTTAAAACTAAAAAGTAAACGTGCAATATACTGAACTACCATACCAACCACAAAAGCAACAACCACAGAACTTAGTATTCCCGAAATGATAGCCAGGGCCTTTCCACTGTTTATATATTTTCCTAAATGGGCTATAGTTTCACCTTCGGTACCCATTATTTTATAGATAGAAACAGCTACAGCTGATCCAAGAAGTTCGAAAACCAACGACACAGTAGTTGAAGTTGGCATTCCGTAGGTATTAAAAAAGTCAAGAACGATGACATCGGTTATCATAACCGCTAAAAAGATTATCATCATTTCATTGAAGAAGAAGTTTTGTGGGTAGAAAACACCTTTACGTGCAACTTCCATCATTCCGCTTGAAAACACAGAGCCCACTAACACACCAGCAGAGGCTACAAGCAAAATCCAATGTCGTTTTGCAACTTTTGACCCAATGGCTGAGTTAAGAAAGTTTACAGCATCGTTAGATACTCCAACTATTAGGTCCGAAGCTGCAAGAATAAACAGAACGCCAACAATAATAAGATAGTAAGTTTCCATATCATTTTAATTTTAAAACGATGCAAATTTATGGCATTCGGATATTGGCCAAACAATTTTACTATTATGCTTGAGCTAATTCAATGTTAACTTAATGTTAAGAAATGGAAATTAGATGTGAATTCCACATGTATTTTACAGCTGTTTCCTCTTCCTAAAAGAAACTGGAATACTATCCCCATTGTCCATTTGTAAAGATAACGAAGGAAATCGAATGATCTTTTCAATATGGTGTCGGTTTACAAGATGCGATTGGTGGCAACGAACAAATCCACACTCCTCGAGTAACTCCTCAAATTCTTTTAGGGTTTTGGTTACACGTATTCTGCTTTTATCGGCAAGAATAAAATTGGTAGAGTTATTATCACTCTCACATCTAACTATCTCACTAGTATTTACAATATATGTCTCTTCGCTATTACGAAGTACAATTAGCTTATCTTTTTTTTCTGGGTTCTTAGTATTTTCAATCAGAGCATTTAAACTTTGCTGTTGACTGTCGTCATATACCTTCGATAAAGCATTATCAACAGCACGAGCTAAATCATCAGGGTCAATGGGTTTAAGGAGGTAATCAACAGCGCTAAACTTAAAAGCCTTTATTGCAAACTCTTGATATGCAGAAATTATTATCACTTTAAAATGCAGCTCATCAAATCTTCTTAACAAATCAAAGCCTAAACCATCGGTTAGCTGCATATCAAGAAAAACTAAATCGGGCTTACTTTTAAGTATAACCTCATAGGCTTCTTCAATCCTTTCAGCCTCACCAACTACATGAACTGTTGGACAATATGTCCTCAACATGTGATTTAATGATTCTCTTGCATGAAGTTCGTCGTCAACTATTACTGCTTTTACCATGTAGCTTTTAAATTGGAATTATAATTCTGGCTATGGTACCGTTTTGTGTCTTGCTTATAGTGCTCTTATCGGTAATAGACATTTTAATGCCCGATTTCCCAAGCTTGCTTAATTTCTCTATTCTCTCTTTGGTAATTTCGGTAGCTAACGACTTGTAACTTTTGCCATTCTTTAGCTGAAGAAGCCTAGCCTTATTGATTCCAATTCCATTGTCCTCAACTTCAATAGTTAGCTCATTTGGTTTTGAAAGAATATAACGTATACTAAGCACACCTTCGCTTTCAATAGAACTCAGCCCATGCTCTATGGCATTTTCAATAAGAGGTTGAGCTAGCATAGGTGGAATGAGAACGTTTTTAATATCTATTGATTCGTCTACAACAATAGAGTAGCTAAACTTATTAACAAAACGAAGTTTTTGTAAATCGAGGTAGAGCTTCAATGTGGTTATTTCTCTATCGATGCTACATAGTTCTGCTCTTGAATTTTCTAGAACAAGACGAGTTAACTTTGCAAAGTTAGCTAAATACTTACT containing:
- a CDS encoding FtsX-like permease family protein, which translates into the protein MNVPLYIARRYLFAKKSHNIINIISIISVIGVATGVMALVVVLSVFNGFDTLIANLYSHIDADLKIVPQQGKTFRIDSLPFKQIKGLPEVSVFAEVVEENALFRYRGRQHIGIIKGVSRNYTELSGLGKKLKDGEFKLWRGSQPLAIMGEGVAYYLNASLAHFDPLFIYLPRRGRSYSPTRAFNKKAIMPSGIFAIEQDFDTRYVFTPIEFARNLLMYDSVTVNAIEIKLIPDVNPEKVKNKVQSILGRKFRILNRYQQNESLYRTMKSEKFAIALILTLILIIASFNIVGSLSMLIIDKRADVETLKSLGASNKLIQKIFLFEGMLISIGGSLIGIVLGLITCWLQITFKLIRLEGRGNFIIDAYPVDVQPLDITLIFFVVVSIGYLAARFPVRLITKRILQQ
- a CDS encoding class I SAM-dependent methyltransferase — protein: MISRLVSFITRFIPRHYLQHVASFFMKILGLFYRGKKFQDPIDGVKYRKLLPYGRLTVRKNALAPNSMSLERHRLIWLYLKRKTDFFTSQKKVLHIAPEYCFLKPFRRLRNIEYVTADLISPWADVKLDVQSMPFAENSFDLVLCNHVLEHVDDDKKAMAEILRVLRPGGFAILQVPMDLSMEQTLENPEYNTPELREKYYQQRDHLRLYGRDYAQRLASVGFDVLEDDFVLQLPSHEVEYYALPKEEILYIARKK
- a CDS encoding sensor histidine kinase: MFLSSIPQTTLILIHLAIIALLIAFVIYNHIRLKRIILRYEQQVLISQMNPHFVFNSLTAIQSYIFRNEPHKASKYLANFAKLTRLVLENSRAELCSIDREITTLKLYLDLQKLRFVNKFSYSIVVDESIDIKNVLIPPMLAQPLIENAIEHGLSSIESEGVLSIRYILSKPNELTIEVEDNGIGINKARLLQLKNGKSYKSLATEITKERIEKLSKLGKSGIKMSITDKSTISKTQNGTIARIIIPI
- a CDS encoding inorganic phosphate transporter, with translation METYYLIIVGVLFILAASDLIVGVSNDAVNFLNSAIGSKVAKRHWILLVASAGVLVGSVFSSGMMEVARKGVFYPQNFFFNEMMIIFLAVMITDVIVLDFFNTYGMPTSTTVSLVFELLGSAVAVSIYKIMGTEGETIAHLGKYINSGKALAIISGILSSVVVAFVVGMVVQYIARLLFSFNYQKNIKYVGSIWGGFAMSAITYFIVVKGLKGSSLVPADVLAYVQSHTSSIMLYSFIGWTLLLQLLHVLLKFNPLRFIVLTGTFALALAFAGNDLVNFIGVSMAGLKAYQIHLANPDIAPDALRMTDFAGKVSTNSIYLLIAGFVMIITLWLSRKARKVTETSVDLARQDVGIERFGSTQFSRIIVRIARRFAVMVDKITPAFIRKFVSKQFDTSKAPKYSNPKEAPAFDLVRASVNLVMASILISFATSLKLPLSTTYVTFMVAMGTSLSDKAWGRESAVYRITGVITVIAGWFFTAFITFTIAFLIATALYYGKIPAFIILILVAFGLIIKSNFLNRKKEEAEELDEEINDQSIVIKCSNDLRKYLKDSIKVFNRTVDGLTTENRKLLKEVNQEVSELNMEAKNMKYNVFNVLKQLEADSIETGHYYVQVIDYLRELAHSLEFISNPSLQHVENQHKGLTLEQANELKSLSVQLSGLFDDILAMIKNNDYTSVPDAIEKQQEILNNLNKIRKKQVKRIKRGETGTRNSVLYLGLLNEIKNLLLHTINILKSQRDFILNNIE
- the rbfA gene encoding 30S ribosome-binding factor RbfA, which codes for MEGTRLQKVGRLIQKELGEILQREGASIVPGKMLTVTQVRVSPDLSIARVYISIFPSNDSDKSIELIKNHTKFLRGELGKRVRHQLRVIPELSFFIDDSLDYIERIDNLLKE
- a CDS encoding LytR/AlgR family response regulator transcription factor, with protein sequence MVKAVIVDDELHARESLNHMLRTYCPTVHVVGEAERIEEAYEVILKSKPDLVFLDMQLTDGLGFDLLRRFDELHFKVIIISAYQEFAIKAFKFSAVDYLLKPIDPDDLARAVDNALSKVYDDSQQQSLNALIENTKNPEKKDKLIVLRNSEETYIVNTSEIVRCESDNNSTNFILADKSRIRVTKTLKEFEELLEECGFVRCHQSHLVNRHHIEKIIRFPSLSLQMDNGDSIPVSFRKRKQL
- the ispG gene encoding (E)-4-hydroxy-3-methylbut-2-enyl-diphosphate synthase encodes the protein MNYIKNIAEFTRRKTIEVRVGETAIGGDNPIRIQTMTTTNTNDTEATVEQCIRAIDAGAEIVRITTQGIREAANLQNIKRELHARGYNTPIVADVHFNPAAALEAAKHVEKVRINPGNFVDPRAKFQDVEYTDDEYQEELKKIEEKLIPLIEICKSRKVAIRIGVNHGSLSDRIMSRYGDTPQGMVESAMEFLRIFRSHGFNNIVISMKSSNTRVMVQAVRLLVATMQAEGMNYPLHLGVTEAGDGEDGRIKSAVGIGALLADGIGDTIRVSLTEEPENEIPVAKKLVSYFSKRVTSPKLNATDNFPYNPFEFSRRVTREVNGIGGNNPPKVFAFTQDSFNSDIATLWGWRFNTENRSWSRGDIAPDFFVNLDYKVNDDTEGLPVISKHTADFCTISIDEFLTQRPNKQILLEVSYNDLLNNELLVAVRGSSNVVLLLKSTNADGYTEQRAAIIELMNQGLQNPVVVSRSYNDTDKEAFQLKAAADLGGLLIDGLADGIMITSPVQAPDTIVSTAFAILQAARMRITKTEYIACPGCGRTLFSLQQTLQKVRSATSHLKGLKIGVMGCIVNGPGEMADADYGYVGAGPGRVTLYKGKTVVKKNIPEEHAIEELISIIKENGDWVESV